TTTCATAACAAATCTAAAAATATTTACTTACTTTCTAAATCTACTTAAATATGGATAATAGAACAGCAATAATTAAACAACCTGATAATATTTCTTCTTTTAATGATGTTTATAAATTACAAAAAGAATATCAGGAGGCATTGATTTTAGATAATTCTAACCCAGATTTTATTTGGATAGGGGAGCATCAACTCTGTTATACATTGGGGAGAGGATCTAATTACGATAATTTACTATTTTCTCTGAATGATGCTAGATATGATGTTTTTAAGATTGACAGAGGTGGTGAGGTAACTTGTCATATGCCAGGACAATTAGTAACGTATTTGGTTTTAGATTTGAAAAATTTTAATAAAGATTTAAATTGGTACTTAAGAAAAATTGAAGAAATTATTATAAAAATCCTTGGAGCTTTTAAAATAGATTGTCACTCTAGAGAAGGGTTTACTGGTGTTTGGATAGGAAATAAAAAAATCGCATCAATTGGAATTGGGTGTAAAAGATGGATTACGATAAATGGATTTTCAATCAATATTGACTGCGAATTAGAAAATTTTAATAAGATTGTTCCTTGCGGAATAGAAAATTGTCTTATGGCAAATATGGTTGATTACAACAAAAACCTAAATATTCAAGAAGTCAAGAGAATTGTTAAAAAAACCATCGAAGAAGAATTTAATTTTGATTTTATATCAAAATAGAAATTAAAATTTCAAAATCAATTTAATATGGGTGATTTAGCGTATTGGCCTGCAGCCAAACCTCTTTCTAAAAAAAATAAATTTGCCAAAAATAGAGATTTTATTAAGAAGCTTAATCATATAGATCAAATTTGGGAAAAATTAAAATTTAAATGTGGTGATGCTTTAGCTGTTTGCGATTTAAGAGGGAAATATAAAGAAAAATTTTCTTATTCTGAGCTGGCTGATTTAATAACAAAAGTCTCTTTTTCTTTCGAAAATTATGGTTTAAAAAAGGGGGATGTAGTTACTGTAATATCTGAAAATTCTCCAAGATGGCTATTAGTAGATCAAGGCTTAATGCGTTTAGGAGCTATCAATGCGGTGAGAGGTATTAATTCTCCGTCAGTAGAATTAGACTATATTATTGAGCACTCTAATTCAGTAGGTCTAATAGTTCAATCTAAGGAGATTTGGCTAAAGTTAAACAACAAAGAAGAATTAAAAAAAAGACTGAAATTTATAATCAACTTAGAAGATGAACAATTTGAAAGTTTAATAAGTTGGAATCAATTTATAAGTGCAGCAGAAAAAGAAAATTCACAAAATAATAATCTTGAAACATTTAATCCAAAAATTGATGATGTTGCTACTATCCTTTACACTTCTGGGACAACAGGAAAACCTAAAGGTGTCCCCTTGACTCATGCAAATTTTTTACATCAAATAATCAATTTAGCTTATATCGCTGATCCAGAACCTGGGACCTCTGTTTTAAGCGTGTTGCCTATCTGGCATTCTTATGAAAGAAGTGCTGAATACTTCTTCTTTTCATGTGGCTGTTCTCAATACTATACAATTCCAAAATTTCTGAAAGACGATATTACACAAATTAAACCAGTTGTCATGGCTACTGTACCAAGACTATGGGAAGCAATACATGATGGTTTTTTTCAGGCGTTGAAAAAAATGCCTTCCAAAAAGCAAAAACTTATTAAGTTTTTGATAGGGAATAGTTCAGTCTTCAAAAGAAGTCTAAGAAAGATAAGAAATTTAGATATCAATCAAATAACTTTTGAATCAAAAATCACCTTACTTGGTTCTGTTATTAGCCGATATCCTTTACATAAATTGTCTACCATTTTTTTATGGCCAAATATTCTTAGACAACTATGCGGAGAAAAACTGAAATTTCCCATTAACGGCGGCGGTGCATTGCCAGAACATGTAGATCTTTTTTTTGAATCTTTAGGTATAGATGTTTTGGTGGGATATGGACTCACAGAAACTAGTCCAGTATTAACTTGTAGGAGAAGAGAATTAAATGTTAGAGGATCATCCGGTCAGCCTCTAGCATTTACTGAAATTAAAATAGTGAATGATGATAAGAAAAAGATTCTGAAGTTCAGAGAAGTCGGAAAAATTCTTGTTAGGGGCCCGCAAGTAATGAAAGGTTATCTTAATAATGAAATAGCTACAAAAGGTGTTTTATCCAAGGATGGTTGGTTTGATACTGGTGATTTAGGTTTTCTAATACCAAATGGTTCTCTCTTTATAACAGGAAGAGCCAAGGATACAATAGTGCTATCAAGTGGTGAAAATATAGAACCGAATCCGCTAGAGACTGAAATCCTTAGTTCTGAATTTATAAATCAGATTCAACTAGTAGGACAAGATAAGAAATGTTTAACAGCCCTTGTAGTTCCTAATGTCGAATTGGTTAAAAGCAAGTTTTTGGAAGAAGACCTTTCAAAATTAAACCTGAATAAGAAAATTGGTATATTTTTCAAATCACAAATTAATAATTTGCTTAAAAGTCGATTAGGAGCAAGATTAGAAGAACAAATATTAGATTGTTATTTTGTTGATGCCTTTACTCTAGAAAATGGGTTGTTAACACAAACTCTTAAACAAAAAAGAAGAGAAATAGAAAAAAAGTATTCATTACAAATAGAAAATATGTATGAAAACAAATTTAGTAAGAAAATTTAATTTGTTCTATCTATATTGAAAAGGTAATTTAATTTTTTATGGAAACAAAAAACTCAATATCTATAAAGCGCTCAATAGCTATTAAAGCTGTAGTTACACCAACTTGGAAGGAAGATGCTGAAAAAGAATTAAGTAAAGCAATTTCAAACATTGATCAGCAATTATCGCAACTGGAGCAAGAGGGTCAGCAAATAGTAAATAATATTAGATCCCAATCGGTTAATCCCCTAGATCCAAGGGTTCAAGAACAGGTTAGTCAGGTGCAACAACAAGTCGCAGCAAAACGAAATGAAATTGAAGAACAAAAAAGAAATCTACTTCAACAACAGAATCAAGTTCGCGAATTAAAAATGGACGAAATTGTTGATCAAGGGCAAGTGGATAGTTTCTGTGATGTCACTGTGGGAGACAATCTTATTGAAAAAATGCAAGTATCGATTACGGTTAAGGATGGAGTTATTCAATCTATAGATAATAATTAAAGAGAAGATTTAGTATTTTTGATAAATATAAGTAAATCTTAATTTCGAAAAGTTTTAAATTCTAATCGATTTAAATTATTACTTTCTTAAGTTTTAAGAGTTCCCACTGTGAACATGATTTCGTATAATTAAAACAAGAGTTTAAAGGGTTCTTAACCATAAAAACTTTAGGAAGTTTGGTAGAAATCCCTTGAAACTTATGCAATAACAATTTTCTTATGTCTCACGAAATATTCATGCCTGCCTTGAGTTCTACTATGACGGAGGGCAAGATTGTGGAATGGTTGAAAAATCCAGGAGATAAAGTTGAAAGAGGTGAATCCGTCTTGGTTGTTGAATCTGACAAGGCAGATATGGATGTTGAATCTTTTCAAGATGGATATCTTGCGGCTGTTTTAATGCCTGCTGGCAGCACTGCACCAGTAGGAGAGACTATCGGCCTTATTGTTGAAAATGAGGATGAGATAGCTTCTGTTCAAGAACAAAATAAAGGAAATCAACCCGAAGTTTCTAGTTCGGATCAACTTGAATTGGTAAGTAATAAAACTGAAGAAAAACCTGAAGTTCAAAGTGAAATTGTTGAAAAACAAGAAAAAGAAGTTGTATTAATGAGTGAAAAGGCAGCCCCATCTTTCAGTAGCGATCAAATAAATGCTGCTACGAGTAATGTTTCTTCGAGGGTGATTGCATCTCCAAGAGCTAAAAAACTTGCCTCTCAAATGGGTGTTGATTTAGCAAAGGTTCATGGATCCGGACCTCACGGAAGGATTCAAGCCGATGATATTTTAAAAGCTAATGGCCAACCAGTCTCTATACCATGGATAGGTGAAGGTGGTTCTCCTGCAAGTGTACCTGGTGCAAATTTGGGAGTTGAAAGTAAACCAGAAACTTCAGGAAATAGTTTTGGTAATCCCGGAGAAACAGTTCAATTTAATACTCTTCAAAAAGCGGTAAATAAAAATATGGAATCTAGTTTAGATGTGCCATGTTTTAGGGTGGGTTATTCCATTAACACAGATAAATTAGATAATTTCTACAAAAAAGTAAAACAGAACGGAGTTACTATGACTGCTTTACTAGTAAAGGCAGTTGCAAAGACACTAAAGAAACATCCTCAAGTTAACTCAAGTTTTTCAGAAAATGGAATTTCTTATCCAGAAAATATAAATATTGCTGTTGCTGTTGCGATGGAAGATGGTGGACTAATAACTCCAGTTTTAAAAGAACCATGCAATACTGATTTATTTGAATTGTCTAGGGAATGGAAAGATCTTGTAAAAAGATCAAGATCAAAACAATTAGAACCTGATGAATACTCAACAGGAACCTTCACTTTATCTAACCTTGGGATGTTTGGAGTTGATAGATTTGACGCAATTCTTCCTCCAGGGACCGGTGCTATTTTAGCCATAGCATCATCGAAACCAACCGTTGTTGCTAATAGTGATGGTTCAATATCTGTTAAAAAAATAATGCAAGTAAATCTAACAGCTGATCATAGAGTGATCTATGGAGCTGATGGAGCTTCATTCTTAAAAGACTTGGCTTCCCTAATTGAAGATGAGCCAGAGAATCTTGTCTCCTAAATTTAATTGATTTCTCAACTTAATAATGAAGAAAGAGATTATAAGCTTGAAGCTTATGATTATTTACTTGATCCTTCATTAATTGCTAGTAAACCTTCTGCAATTAGGCATGAATCAAGATTGATGATAGTTAGAAATAGTTTTTTAGAAGAAGACTGTTTAACTAATAAATTTACCAAGAATCTTTTAGATGAATTTAGAGAAGGGGATCTTGTAATTGTAAATAATACTAAAGTTATGAAAGCTAGGTTAAAGGTTGAATTAGAAAATAAGACATTAGTAGAATTATTAGTTTTAGAAAGATCCCATGAATGTGTTTGGTTATGTTTGGCAAAGCCAGCAAAAAAGTTAAAAATAAATAGAAAATTAAAATTAAAATCTCCATTAGCACAAGATATTAATTTGATTGTTGATGGAGTTGATGAAGAAACTGGAGGGAGATTTATTAAATTTCCGGAAAATATAACTTGTCTCAATTCAATGAATGAACTTCTTGATAAATACGGGGAAATCCCTCTTCCTCCTTATATAAAAAATTCCGAAGAAGAATCTTTTCATGAGAAAAGTTATCAAACTGAGTATGCAACAAATCCGGGGGCAGTTGCTGCACCAACAGCTGGTTTACACTTAAGCAAAAGTCTTATTTCCAATCTAAAAAAAAAAGGCGTAATAATCTTACCGATAACTTTGCACGTGGGCTATGGAACATTCAAACCAATTGATCAAGAAGATTTAAGTAACTTAAAACTTCACAAAGAATGGGTAAGTGTTAGTAAGGAAGTAGTGGAGGAAATAAAAAGAATAAAGAAAACAGATAGAAAAATAATTGCTATTGGTACAACTAGCGTAAGAGCTCTTGAAAGTTGTTATTCTTACGAAATTAATGACTTTGTTCCCATAGCTAAATACGTAGATTTAGTAATTAAGCCAGGTTATAAATTTAAGGTAGTTGATGGATTATTAACTAATTTTCATCTCCCTAAAAGTTCATTATTACTTTTAGTAAGTGCAATGATTGGTAGAGAAAGATTATTAGATTTGTACAAGAAAGCCATAAAAGAAAAATTTAGATTCTTCTCTTATGGCGATGCGATGTATATTTCACCAGATTCACTACTGGAGAAAAAATTGATTTAGGCTTTGACTGGTTCTTGAATGATTCCGCTTGGAACTTCAGTAAACATAATTGATGATAAATACCTCTCTGCTAAATCAGGTAGAACAACTACAATTGTCTTTCCAGCATATTCATCTTGTTCAGCTAATCTAACCGCAGCTGCAGCAGCGGCTCCACAAGATATGCCTACTAATAGACCTTCCTCTTTGGCTAATCTAAGAGCCATCTCTATTGATTCGTCATTTGTTACTTGTTCAACCTTGTCAACAATTGATAAGTCAAGGTTCTTAGGAATAAATCCTGCTCCAATTCCTTGTATTTTATGTGGTCCGGATTTAACTTCTTCTCCATTCATTGTCTGTGTAATAACAGGACTATGTGATGGTTCAACAGCTACAGAAGTGATATTCTTGCCCTTCTCTTGCTTAATGTATCTTGAAACTCCTGTAATTGTGCCGCCAGTTCCAACCCCTGCAACTAGGACATCAATTTCGCCATCACAATCATCCCAGATTTCTGGTCCAGTAGTTTTGAAATGAATTTCAGGGTTCGCTGGGTTATCAAATTGACCTGGCATGAAATATTGAGAAGGATTACTTTCTGCAATTTCTTTAGCCTTAGCTATTGCTCCAGGCATACCTTTAGATGCCTCTGTTAAAACAATTTCAGCACCCAACACTGCCATAACCCTTCTTCTTTCAATTGACATGGATTCTGGCATTGTAAGGATCAGTTTATAACCTCTTGCTGAAGCAGTAAAAGCTAAAGCAATTCCTGTATTTCCAGAAGTTGGCTCAACAATAGTTTTGTCTTTTGTAAGTTTCCCACTTTTCTCTGCATCCCAAATCATGTTTGCGCCAATCCTACATTTGACACTATAAGCGGGGTTTCTACCTTCAATTTTTGCAAGTACTGTAGCTTTCGCGTTTTTAGTAACTGATTTTAATTTTACTAATGGAGTGTTTCCAATAGCAAAACTGTTGTCCTCATAAATTTTTGCCATGTATAAATTAAGAAAATATATATTAATACTAACTATTATTCAGAAAAAAAGTATATAAGTTTCTATACGGTAAATACTAGGAATTTAGAAATTATTTAGTGCTTCAGAAAAGCTTTTCCATAATTGATCTTGGTCTTCTAATCCGACTGATACTCTAATAAGGTGCGAGGGTATACCAAAACTTTCAGCCCAATCCAACTCGTCATAATGAGCTAGTAAAACATAAGGACAAACTAGAGTAAATTTTGTACCTAAACTAGGTCCTTTAGATACTTGTAGAGAATCATAAAATTTCTTGGCTTTTTTCAATCCTCCATTTAATTCAAATGATAATAAGCAGCCGTATCCTCCATCAGAAGTAAGTAAAGAATTAAAATTTGGACAATTTTCAGGATGGAAAATATTCTTAATCTCACTATGAGTCTCTAATCTTTTTTTTAATTCTAAACATGCTTTATTTTGTTCAAAAACTCTTTGATTTACATCTCTACTAACTCTCTCTAGATAAACTATATCTCCATCGGAAAGTATTGGAATATTAATCTCGTTTAATGCATTTCTAAACTGATCAATCCATTTGCTTTTTGGATTTAGTATTAATGATCCGGCAAGAATATCACCACTACCTGAAAAAATTTTTGTAAGTGAAGTAAAAACTATATCTGCATGTTCTATGGAATTTATATTTAAATTCGAACCAATTGTATCGTCAACAATTAACGGAATATTTAGCTTTTTTGCAATTTTTGAAATTTTTTTAATGTTTACACATTTGAGCATTGGATTACTTGGAAGTTCAATAATTAATGCTGATGGATTTATTCTTTTGATTTCTAATTCAATATCCGCGCAATTTTCTTCTGTAATTAACTTTGCTCCGTGAAAGATTTTCATTGGTAATTTAAGTACATCTACATATGGAAAACCAACTTGGAGTGTTGGTTTAGCTGGAAATAATTTATATATGATTTCTAATGATGTATGCAATGCAGACATTCCAGATGAAGTTAAGTGAATATCATTAGAGTCAATTTTTGTAGATTTAGAAATTCTATTTTTTATTCTTTGAGAACATTCATTTACGTAAGATTTTGGAGGGCAATCTTCAAGACCTAATTCTATAGCGGCAGCTCTTGAAGATAGACCAAGACCAGTATGTTGCCAAAAATATTTTGCATAAATACTTCCTTCTTTTTCAGTTATTAAGAAAGCTAAATTATTTCTTTTTTCTATTAACGAGAATTGTTCAGAAGTATTTCTATCAATATATTTTTTAGCTTTAAAAGCTATTCTTTCATTCGGATATGGCCAGATACTTTTATTGTT
This sequence is a window from Prochlorococcus marinus XMU1419. Protein-coding genes within it:
- the lipB gene encoding lipoyl(octanoyl) transferase LipB: MDNRTAIIKQPDNISSFNDVYKLQKEYQEALILDNSNPDFIWIGEHQLCYTLGRGSNYDNLLFSLNDARYDVFKIDRGGEVTCHMPGQLVTYLVLDLKNFNKDLNWYLRKIEEIIIKILGAFKIDCHSREGFTGVWIGNKKIASIGIGCKRWITINGFSINIDCELENFNKIVPCGIENCLMANMVDYNKNLNIQEVKRIVKKTIEEEFNFDFISK
- a CDS encoding AMP-binding protein — encoded protein: MGDLAYWPAAKPLSKKNKFAKNRDFIKKLNHIDQIWEKLKFKCGDALAVCDLRGKYKEKFSYSELADLITKVSFSFENYGLKKGDVVTVISENSPRWLLVDQGLMRLGAINAVRGINSPSVELDYIIEHSNSVGLIVQSKEIWLKLNNKEELKKRLKFIINLEDEQFESLISWNQFISAAEKENSQNNNLETFNPKIDDVATILYTSGTTGKPKGVPLTHANFLHQIINLAYIADPEPGTSVLSVLPIWHSYERSAEYFFFSCGCSQYYTIPKFLKDDITQIKPVVMATVPRLWEAIHDGFFQALKKMPSKKQKLIKFLIGNSSVFKRSLRKIRNLDINQITFESKITLLGSVISRYPLHKLSTIFLWPNILRQLCGEKLKFPINGGGALPEHVDLFFESLGIDVLVGYGLTETSPVLTCRRRELNVRGSSGQPLAFTEIKIVNDDKKKILKFREVGKILVRGPQVMKGYLNNEIATKGVLSKDGWFDTGDLGFLIPNGSLFITGRAKDTIVLSSGENIEPNPLETEILSSEFINQIQLVGQDKKCLTALVVPNVELVKSKFLEEDLSKLNLNKKIGIFFKSQINNLLKSRLGARLEEQILDCYFVDAFTLENGLLTQTLKQKRREIEKKYSLQIENMYENKFSKKI
- a CDS encoding YlqD family protein, with amino-acid sequence METKNSISIKRSIAIKAVVTPTWKEDAEKELSKAISNIDQQLSQLEQEGQQIVNNIRSQSVNPLDPRVQEQVSQVQQQVAAKRNEIEEQKRNLLQQQNQVRELKMDEIVDQGQVDSFCDVTVGDNLIEKMQVSITVKDGVIQSIDNN
- a CDS encoding dihydrolipoamide acetyltransferase family protein, which encodes MSHEIFMPALSSTMTEGKIVEWLKNPGDKVERGESVLVVESDKADMDVESFQDGYLAAVLMPAGSTAPVGETIGLIVENEDEIASVQEQNKGNQPEVSSSDQLELVSNKTEEKPEVQSEIVEKQEKEVVLMSEKAAPSFSSDQINAATSNVSSRVIASPRAKKLASQMGVDLAKVHGSGPHGRIQADDILKANGQPVSIPWIGEGGSPASVPGANLGVESKPETSGNSFGNPGETVQFNTLQKAVNKNMESSLDVPCFRVGYSINTDKLDNFYKKVKQNGVTMTALLVKAVAKTLKKHPQVNSSFSENGISYPENINIAVAVAMEDGGLITPVLKEPCNTDLFELSREWKDLVKRSRSKQLEPDEYSTGTFTLSNLGMFGVDRFDAILPPGTGAILAIASSKPTVVANSDGSISVKKIMQVNLTADHRVIYGADGASFLKDLASLIEDEPENLVS
- the queA gene encoding tRNA preQ1(34) S-adenosylmethionine ribosyltransferase-isomerase QueA, with translation MISQLNNEERDYKLEAYDYLLDPSLIASKPSAIRHESRLMIVRNSFLEEDCLTNKFTKNLLDEFREGDLVIVNNTKVMKARLKVELENKTLVELLVLERSHECVWLCLAKPAKKLKINRKLKLKSPLAQDINLIVDGVDEETGGRFIKFPENITCLNSMNELLDKYGEIPLPPYIKNSEEESFHEKSYQTEYATNPGAVAAPTAGLHLSKSLISNLKKKGVIILPITLHVGYGTFKPIDQEDLSNLKLHKEWVSVSKEVVEEIKRIKKTDRKIIAIGTTSVRALESCYSYEINDFVPIAKYVDLVIKPGYKFKVVDGLLTNFHLPKSSLLLLVSAMIGRERLLDLYKKAIKEKFRFFSYGDAMYISPDSLLEKKLI
- the cysK gene encoding cysteine synthase A, with translation MAKIYEDNSFAIGNTPLVKLKSVTKNAKATVLAKIEGRNPAYSVKCRIGANMIWDAEKSGKLTKDKTIVEPTSGNTGIALAFTASARGYKLILTMPESMSIERRRVMAVLGAEIVLTEASKGMPGAIAKAKEIAESNPSQYFMPGQFDNPANPEIHFKTTGPEIWDDCDGEIDVLVAGVGTGGTITGVSRYIKQEKGKNITSVAVEPSHSPVITQTMNGEEVKSGPHKIQGIGAGFIPKNLDLSIVDKVEQVTNDESIEMALRLAKEEGLLVGISCGAAAAAAVRLAEQDEYAGKTIVVVLPDLAERYLSSIMFTEVPSGIIQEPVKA
- a CDS encoding PLP-dependent transferase — encoded protein: MRDLLKKPIWKNLELGYAIPDSIHAVSVALPTWNDVINYEEKDQECMNLLKSIYPRFGLNPIVKRLCEKVKKQNYYNNKSIWPYPNERIAFKAKKYIDRNTSEQFSLIEKRNNLAFLITEKEGSIYAKYFWQHTGLGLSSRAAAIELGLEDCPPKSYVNECSQRIKNRISKSTKIDSNDIHLTSSGMSALHTSLEIIYKLFPAKPTLQVGFPYVDVLKLPMKIFHGAKLITEENCADIELEIKRINPSALIIELPSNPMLKCVNIKKISKIAKKLNIPLIVDDTIGSNLNINSIEHADIVFTSLTKIFSGSGDILAGSLILNPKSKWIDQFRNALNEINIPILSDGDIVYLERVSRDVNQRVFEQNKACLELKKRLETHSEIKNIFHPENCPNFNSLLTSDGGYGCLLSFELNGGLKKAKKFYDSLQVSKGPSLGTKFTLVCPYVLLAHYDELDWAESFGIPSHLIRVSVGLEDQDQLWKSFSEALNNF